The nucleotide sequence CGTTAAACGCGGCTGATTGGACGTTTCAACTCTGTCCCCGGTAAGTTCCTTTATGCTTTTTCCAGAGCAGCAACTCGTGTTTTGTCCAGGTTGGATTTTTAACCCGATTGACGCCAGACTGGCTCCCTCGGCTCAAGATTTACCTGGATTCAATCAACTCGGTCTGCCAGTGTTTAGCAAGCAAGCCAGAAGTGGGAATAATCAACTGAAGACTTTTCTAAAGCTTGGTATTGATTTTTCCAACTTATGTAAACTTGTCTAAATCGAAAAAGCAGGGTAATCTTGCCTAAGTGTGTTTACCCTCGGTGATTCGGATCCTCTCTTTCATGTGATCCATGTCATTGACTGGTGAATTCTTTGCATGACTCGAGGACAGTTAAACGCTGGACATTTAGGAGGTCGTTTTTTGAAACGAGCATTTCCGCAGAAGGTTAAGCCTGTTCTTCCCTGCGTCACCAATAATGGCGAGGTGACGGACCAATCTAAACAGGCACTTTTGGAGGGCAGTCGTCGCTCTCGTACCTCTGCCGCAATGATTGGATTGGCGGCAATTTCAATGGGTGCTCAAAGCCTGTTGATGGTTCATCAGGGAGAAGAGGCGATCGCAGCCGAACCGCTACCCAGCGAATCGTCCGCTGCAACCCCTTCAACTTTTGAAGTAGCTGCCTTATCCTCTGGCGAAGATGCGGCTTCCCTCGCTCAAATTCCCAGTTTGGCAGGCGCTACGCTGATTGACCATGTTGTCCAGGAAGGCGAAACCCTATGGCAACTGGCTCAGTTCTACAAAGTTGACGCTGTTACGGTTGCTGCCCTGAATGGGCTTCCGCTGAATCCGGTACTGCGGGTAGGTCAGGTTTTAAAGTTTCCAGTTGATACTCGGGTTGCCAGCTCGGTTACGCCAGGAGTTGTAGAACGCCCAACTCCCGGCTACTATGGCCTGATTGAAAAAGTTGAAATTGACTCTTCTCCAGTTTCTGAGGCACCAGTTTCTGAACCTGCATCGGTTGATACTCCGTTGAAGCATCGGCAGGATGAAGCCCTCGATGAGCTAAGGCAAAAGCGTGAGGACCTCCGGGTTAGCCTTGCGAAAATGAAGGCTACTCAGCAAGAACCACAGGTTTTAGAATCCCCAATCAATCCTCAGACCCAACTGAATGATGCATCGTTGACCCATCGGATCGCTCCTGGTGACACTCTGAGCGCGATCGCCAGAGCCTATGGTATTTCTCAGAGAAAGCTGGCACAGGTGAATGGCATCACGAATCCAGATGTGATCCGGGTGGATCAGGTACTGGTAATTCCCCAAGATGAAACCTCGGCTTCATCTCAGCAAGCGAGTGCAGCGAATAAATCCCTTGCTGTGCCTAATCTTATAGCGTTAAAGCCTCAGTCTGCCTACCCTGAGGTCCCTGTCATTACGGTGGATAGTGGATCTGAGGCTCCAACTGCCACAACAGTTGGGTCCAAGTTTCAGCCCTCAGCA is from Leptothermofonsia sichuanensis E412 and encodes:
- a CDS encoding peptidoglycan DD-metalloendopeptidase family protein, whose protein sequence is MKRAFPQKVKPVLPCVTNNGEVTDQSKQALLEGSRRSRTSAAMIGLAAISMGAQSLLMVHQGEEAIAAEPLPSESSAATPSTFEVAALSSGEDAASLAQIPSLAGATLIDHVVQEGETLWQLAQFYKVDAVTVAALNGLPLNPVLRVGQVLKFPVDTRVASSVTPGVVERPTPGYYGLIEKVEIDSSPVSEAPVSEPASVDTPLKHRQDEALDELRQKREDLRVSLAKMKATQQEPQVLESPINPQTQLNDASLTHRIAPGDTLSAIARAYGISQRKLAQVNGITNPDVIRVDQVLVIPQDETSASSQQASAANKSLAVPNLIALKPQSAYPEVPVITVDSGSEAPTATTVGSKFQPSASSEFQGRLASLPSPPSSPGREGVDDSLSPASTGITQNNIQVATAPFVRQQPVEAGESTAQRYDYVENLRLEIVKLREKYRNSSTDSHVSAQPGTRVAAVSLPAGAATSGEASSTRINPEFKPVNPSESLRSQVRKLQTKVQTREVDASVPAASGLTSEASQPQLMAAAPLGSENYEPLLPSSLGKMVSPDLPPLGSVDTYLPGASGKFNGYIWPTRGVLTSGYGWRWGRMHKGIDIAAPTGTPIMAAASGVVITAGWNSGGYGNLVEIQHPDGSVTLYAHNNRILVRQGQQVEQGQQIAEMGSTGYSTGPHCHFEVHLPGHGAVNPMAYLSRPGA